One genomic region from Spirosoma sp. KCTC 42546 encodes:
- a CDS encoding PQQ-binding-like beta-propeller repeat protein, with protein MNTRLTNRRPSGYWPVSLCLSAWLGIAMMGLKGVNPHIDQSATDSNWPQYGGRPDQSKYVRLDQITKQNVGQLKVAWHYPTADKVEYLFNPIIVDGVMYVLAKNNSLVALDAATGKELWIHANLNGITWRGINYWESKDRKDRRLLFCLNNTLQAIDAQTGKSILSFGTNGSISLREGLGRDPSTIGRIQSTTPGCIFDNLILLGSSPGENLFSAPGHLRAYNVVTGQLAWVFHTIPHPGEFGYDTWPKDAYKYVGGANTWGEITLDEKRGIAYFPVGSPTYDYYGADRIGSNLFGNCLLALDARTGKRLWHFQTVHHDLWDYDLTAAPQLLTVRHKDRSGGTKLIDAVAIATKQGFLFAFDRVTGKPLWPIQERPVPASNMPEEQAWPTQPFPTVLPPFNRQNVTVNDINPYMTTEERESWKTRIAAAKTGLFTPISDQYEVIAMPGAVGGANYGNTAANPQQGIMYVAAQEYPSVYRLAKTELGQAALSADQVTRAMTVYKTNCQSCHGANRAGVVGPSLLDIGTRLNFDNFKGVVAVGKGQMPGFQHIDEQTLSALYRFLGGTIESANRRPQGAPVGSVAMPDGPVVASGGAPDVPSGFAAMRSANALRAYPEGVARPANKYSSGYGLEYSNLLSPPWSFIVAYDLNTGTIKWKKIIGQDIRVLKQGGKATGTPIGSQRKGMIVTSNGLLFATSKGGKIYAFDAETGQTLWTDELPKETQGLLSMYEAKGRQYLVVSSTASFTVESVAKDDTSIRANGLPSGYVVYALPENDHKLIEHGLL; from the coding sequence ATGAATACACGACTCACTAACCGGAGGCCATCTGGCTATTGGCCGGTTTCTCTATGCCTTTCGGCTTGGTTAGGAATCGCCATGATGGGACTGAAGGGCGTTAATCCACATATCGATCAGTCAGCTACCGATTCGAACTGGCCCCAATACGGTGGTCGGCCGGATCAGTCCAAATATGTGCGCCTAGACCAGATCACGAAGCAGAATGTTGGCCAGTTAAAAGTGGCCTGGCATTATCCGACGGCTGATAAAGTCGAGTATCTGTTTAACCCGATCATCGTCGATGGGGTGATGTATGTGCTGGCGAAGAATAATTCGCTGGTAGCGCTCGATGCGGCAACGGGCAAGGAACTCTGGATCCATGCGAATCTGAATGGCATCACCTGGCGGGGCATCAATTACTGGGAAAGTAAAGATCGTAAAGACCGGCGATTGCTTTTCTGCCTGAACAATACCTTACAGGCCATCGACGCGCAAACGGGTAAGTCGATTCTGAGTTTCGGCACCAACGGTTCGATTTCGTTGCGGGAAGGATTAGGCCGCGATCCATCGACAATCGGGCGCATTCAGTCCACTACGCCTGGCTGTATTTTTGACAATCTGATTCTTTTGGGATCATCACCCGGCGAAAACCTGTTTTCAGCACCGGGTCATTTGCGGGCTTACAATGTCGTTACTGGTCAACTCGCCTGGGTGTTTCATACGATTCCCCATCCGGGCGAGTTTGGCTACGACACCTGGCCGAAAGATGCCTACAAATACGTGGGGGGAGCCAATACCTGGGGTGAAATCACCCTCGACGAAAAACGCGGCATTGCCTATTTTCCCGTTGGCTCCCCTACCTATGACTACTATGGTGCTGACCGGATTGGTAGTAACCTGTTTGGCAACTGCCTCCTGGCCCTCGACGCCCGTACCGGCAAACGGCTGTGGCACTTCCAGACGGTTCACCATGATTTATGGGATTATGACCTGACGGCAGCCCCGCAACTGCTGACGGTTCGGCACAAGGACCGGTCTGGAGGGACGAAGCTAATTGATGCTGTAGCGATAGCCACCAAGCAGGGGTTCTTATTTGCCTTTGATCGGGTCACAGGCAAGCCGTTGTGGCCTATTCAGGAAAGGCCCGTACCGGCGAGCAATATGCCCGAAGAACAAGCCTGGCCAACGCAACCCTTTCCGACCGTACTCCCGCCTTTTAACCGGCAAAACGTAACCGTCAATGATATCAATCCATACATGACGACAGAAGAACGGGAGTCTTGGAAAACTCGAATTGCAGCGGCCAAAACAGGTTTGTTTACTCCAATTTCTGATCAATATGAGGTAATTGCCATGCCCGGAGCTGTGGGTGGTGCTAATTATGGAAACACAGCCGCTAACCCGCAACAGGGAATTATGTACGTAGCGGCTCAGGAATATCCATCCGTCTATCGACTCGCAAAAACCGAACTGGGTCAGGCTGCGTTATCCGCCGATCAGGTAACACGGGCCATGACTGTCTACAAAACTAATTGCCAGTCGTGTCATGGTGCCAATCGAGCGGGTGTTGTCGGCCCATCGCTGCTGGACATCGGTACACGGCTCAACTTTGACAACTTCAAAGGCGTGGTTGCGGTGGGTAAAGGACAAATGCCTGGCTTTCAGCATATCGATGAACAGACGCTAAGCGCCCTGTATCGGTTTCTGGGCGGTACCATCGAATCCGCCAATCGTCGGCCTCAGGGTGCTCCAGTCGGTTCAGTAGCGATGCCTGATGGACCTGTGGTTGCTTCGGGTGGCGCACCTGATGTACCCAGTGGTTTTGCGGCCATGCGATCTGCCAATGCATTACGCGCTTACCCCGAAGGAGTGGCCAGACCCGCCAATAAATACTCCTCCGGATACGGATTGGAATATTCCAATCTGCTGAGTCCACCCTGGTCGTTTATTGTCGCCTACGACCTGAATACGGGAACCATTAAATGGAAGAAGATAATCGGGCAGGATATCCGGGTGCTAAAGCAGGGTGGGAAAGCTACCGGTACGCCCATTGGCTCGCAACGGAAAGGAATGATTGTTACATCGAACGGGCTACTATTCGCGACATCCAAGGGAGGGAAGATTTATGCTTTCGATGCTGAAACGGGCCAGACGCTCTGGACGGATGAACTGCCGAAAGAAACGCAGGGGCTACTATCTATGTACGAAGCGAAAGGACGTCAATACCTTGTGGTTAGCTCTACGGCCAGCTTTACCGTCGAGAGTGTGGCTAAAGACGATACAAGTATTCGGGCTAATGGATTACCATCGGGTTACGTCGTGTATGCCCTTCCTGAAAATGATCATAAATTAATAGAACACGGATTATTATGA
- a CDS encoding bile acid:sodium symporter family protein: MNTYKFAFSFAALGLLIALYLAFTGAFAQAGPFFIAFFVALAIGFRGYEALRGFSYTVVIFASVTTALYYPDYFVEVNGFKLSGLITPLIQLIMFGMGTSMSAEDFVGVVKMPKGVFIGVVSHFLIMPLLGFTLANLSGLPPEIAAGIILIGCSPNGMASNVISYLAKANLALSITITAISTTISPFVTPFLMKLLAGAFVQIDALHMMWDIIKMVILPIGAGLLFNKFLSGKSKWLDEAMPLVSMFGIAFIIVVITAAGRTNLLTIGPVLIGLVLIHNLCGYLLGYSSARLFKMDERDCRTIAIEVGMQNGGLASGIANQMGKMATVGLAPAIFGPLMNITGSILASWWHRKAKDETSSTIPADEYTTH; the protein is encoded by the coding sequence ATGAATACGTATAAGTTCGCATTCAGTTTTGCGGCTCTAGGGCTGCTTATTGCCCTGTATTTAGCATTTACCGGTGCGTTCGCTCAGGCTGGGCCATTTTTTATTGCCTTTTTTGTAGCCTTGGCCATTGGTTTTAGAGGCTACGAGGCATTAAGAGGCTTTTCTTATACCGTTGTCATTTTCGCTTCCGTCACAACGGCCCTGTATTATCCAGACTACTTTGTGGAAGTCAATGGATTTAAGCTATCCGGCCTGATTACGCCCCTCATCCAGCTCATCATGTTTGGCATGGGTACGTCGATGAGTGCCGAGGATTTTGTTGGGGTCGTCAAAATGCCTAAAGGGGTTTTCATTGGCGTAGTGAGTCATTTTCTAATCATGCCGCTGCTGGGTTTTACGCTGGCAAATCTGAGCGGGCTACCTCCCGAAATTGCGGCTGGTATCATTCTGATTGGCTGCTCGCCCAACGGTATGGCATCGAATGTAATCTCCTACCTCGCAAAAGCTAATCTGGCGCTATCCATTACCATTACCGCCATCTCGACGACCATCTCCCCGTTCGTTACGCCTTTCCTGATGAAATTACTGGCGGGCGCTTTTGTGCAGATCGACGCCCTACACATGATGTGGGATATTATCAAGATGGTGATTTTGCCCATCGGTGCCGGGTTGTTGTTCAACAAGTTTCTAAGCGGTAAATCAAAATGGCTCGATGAGGCCATGCCGCTGGTATCGATGTTCGGCATTGCCTTCATTATCGTCGTGATTACGGCAGCCGGAAGAACCAATCTCTTAACCATTGGCCCTGTGTTGATTGGCCTGGTGCTCATTCACAACCTATGCGGGTATTTGCTTGGCTATTCGTCGGCTCGCTTATTTAAGATGGATGAACGCGATTGCCGAACCATTGCGATCGAAGTGGGTATGCAAAACGGTGGACTGGCTTCGGGTATCGCCAATCAGATGGGTAAGATGGCAACGGTCGGTCTGGCTCCGGCCATCTTCGGCCCACTCATGAATATTACCGGTTCCATTCTGGCTTCCTGGTGGCATCGCAAGGCAAAAGACGAAACGAGTTCAACCATTCCTGCCGATGAATACACGACTCACTAA
- a CDS encoding enolase C-terminal domain-like protein — protein MAKPEIQTETNRRNALKLLGLGSTAGIFGLFDSPEARAEHYTTPAYAKGAAPVTIKSVRAITTAPGGANLVIVKVETSEPGLYGLGCATFTQRAQVVIPAINTYLNDFCVGKDVDNIEDMWQSAYVSSYWRNGPVLNNALSGLDQALWDIKGKRANMPVYQLLGGKTRIAVDTYTHASGPTPEAIADKVQQFMEMGFRHVRIQQGGYGGVGAMNDLKPDFKTAGFGRETDDFSDQRTYLKRVPKMFDVVRKRCGEDVQLLHDMHELTEPIDAINMIKGLEEYRPFFIEDPFSPENMSWFKLLRQTTAVPIAMGELFNNINEFKEPMANHLFDFIRIHISQIGGITPAMKVARLGEWFNVRTAWHGPGDTSPVGHAANNSIDIAVWNFGIQESQMFNDKVKEVFPGCPIIKNGYYQVSESPGLGIDINEKEAAKYPIGTKSRWTVRKNDGTILKP, from the coding sequence ATGGCGAAGCCAGAAATACAAACCGAAACGAACCGCCGGAACGCACTTAAGCTGCTGGGACTGGGGTCAACCGCAGGCATCTTTGGTCTTTTCGATAGTCCTGAAGCCAGGGCCGAACACTATACGACTCCAGCCTACGCCAAAGGTGCGGCTCCCGTAACTATCAAGAGTGTTCGGGCTATCACTACCGCACCGGGAGGAGCTAATCTGGTCATTGTGAAAGTCGAAACATCTGAACCGGGCTTATACGGCCTGGGCTGTGCCACCTTCACCCAACGAGCCCAGGTGGTCATACCGGCCATCAATACGTATCTGAACGATTTTTGTGTCGGGAAAGATGTCGACAACATTGAGGATATGTGGCAGTCGGCCTATGTCAGCTCCTACTGGCGGAACGGGCCTGTGCTGAACAATGCCCTTTCCGGGCTGGATCAGGCTTTGTGGGACATTAAAGGCAAACGGGCCAACATGCCGGTTTATCAACTTCTGGGCGGAAAAACCCGGATTGCCGTGGATACTTACACACACGCCAGCGGACCAACGCCCGAAGCCATCGCCGATAAAGTACAGCAATTTATGGAAATGGGGTTCCGTCATGTGCGGATTCAGCAGGGAGGCTACGGCGGAGTCGGTGCCATGAATGACTTAAAACCCGATTTCAAAACGGCTGGCTTTGGCCGGGAAACCGATGATTTTTCCGACCAACGGACGTATCTGAAACGGGTGCCTAAAATGTTCGATGTGGTGCGCAAACGTTGTGGGGAAGACGTTCAGTTGTTGCATGATATGCACGAACTGACCGAGCCCATCGACGCCATCAACATGATCAAGGGTCTGGAGGAATACCGGCCTTTCTTTATCGAAGACCCCTTCTCCCCGGAGAACATGAGCTGGTTCAAACTACTGCGTCAGACAACCGCCGTACCCATTGCCATGGGCGAACTGTTCAATAACATCAATGAATTCAAAGAACCGATGGCCAACCATCTGTTCGACTTTATCCGGATTCACATTTCGCAGATTGGCGGCATTACGCCAGCCATGAAAGTGGCTCGGTTGGGTGAGTGGTTCAATGTCCGCACGGCCTGGCATGGCCCCGGAGATACCTCGCCCGTGGGCCATGCGGCTAACAACAGCATCGATATTGCGGTCTGGAACTTCGGCATTCAGGAGTCGCAGATGTTTAATGATAAAGTAAAAGAAGTGTTTCCGGGTTGCCCAATCATCAAGAATGGGTATTATCAGGTGAGTGAGTCACCAGGTTTGGGGATTGACATCAATGAAAAGGAAGCAGCCAAGTACCCCATTGGCACCAAATCGCGCTGGACAGTTCGTAAAAATGACGGTACCATTTTGAAGCCGTAG